From the Streptomyces nodosus genome, the window CGCCAAGACCCACCACTTCTACGACAACGCCCGGATCCAGCTCGGCCGCACCGTAGGGCCCGGCGACACGGTCGCCCTGGTCGCCACCAACGTCCAGGTGACCGTGGACGTGGCCGACTTCGAGCAGATCGCGGGCGCGGCGAGCCAGCCCGCCGGATCGGTCTCGGTCACCTCCAGGGGCGCCGACCCGAGCGGCGCGGCCGACTCCACCCAGGCCTTCCGGGACGCCATCGCCGCGGCCCAGGGCGGAGTGGTCTGGATCCCGCCGGGCGACTACCGGATCGGCTCCGCCCTCAGCGGGGTCCAGAACGTCACCCTCCAGGGCGCCGGCAGCTGGTACTCGGTGGTGCACAGCTCCCACTTCATCGACCAGTCCGGCTCGTCGGGCAACGTCCACATCAAGGACTTCGCGGTCGTCGGCGAGGTCACCGAGCGGGTCGACTCCAGCCCCGACAACTTCGTCAACGGCGCGCTGGGCCCGAACTCCTCCGTCTCTGGCATGTGGATCCAGCACCTCAAGGTCGGCCTGTGGCTGATGGGGAACAACGACAACCTGGTCGTGGAGAACAACCGCATCCTTGACACCACCGCCGACGGCCTCAACCTCAACGGCACCGCCAAGGGCGTCCGGGTCCGCAACAACTTCCTGCGCAACCAGGGCGACGACTCACTCGCCATGTGGTCGCTGTACGGACCCGACACCAACAGCAGCTTCGAGAACAACACCATCTCGCAGCCGAACCTCGCCAACGGCATCGCGATCTACGGCGGCACCGACATCACGGTCAAGAACAACCTGATCTCCGACACCAACGCCCTCGGCAGCGGTATCGCCATCTCCAACCAGAAGTTCCTCGACCCCTTCTCCCCGCTGTCCGGCACCATCACGGTCGACGGCAACACGCTCGTCCGCACCGGCGCCGTCAACCCCAACTGGAACCACCCCATGGGTGCCCTGCGCGTCGACTCCTACGACAGCGCCGTCAACGCCACCGTGAACATCACCAACACCACGATCACCGACAGCCCCTACAGCGCCTTCGAGTTCGTCTCCGGCGGCGGGCGGGGTTACGCCACCAACAACGTCACCGTGAGTGGCGCCACCGTGACCAACACCGGCACGGTGGTGGTGCAGGCCGAGACACCGGGCACGGTGAAGTTCAGCAACGTCCAGGCCACCAGGGTCGGCGCGGCGGGCATCTACAACTGCCCCTACCCCTCCGGCTCGGGCGGCTTCAACCTCACCGACGGCGGCGGCAACTCCGGCTGGAACAGCACCTGGTCGGACTGCTCGGCCTGGCCGCAGCCCGGCCAGGGCAACACGGACCCGGACCCGGGCCGCAACCTCGCCAAGGGCCGTCCGGCCACCGCCACCGGCTCCCAGGACGTCTACACCCCCGGCAAGGCGGTCGACGGGGACGCCGGCAGCTACTGGGAGTCCACCAACAACGCCTTCCCGCAGTCCCTGACGGTCGATCTCGGATCGACGCAGAACGTCCGCCGGCTGGTGCTGAAGCTGCCCCCGCTCGCGGCCTGGGAGGCACGCACCCAGACCCTGTCCGTGCTGGGCAGTACGGACGGCTCGGGATACAGCACGGTGGTCGGCTCCCAGGGCTACCGCTTCGACCCGGCGTCCGGCAACACGGTGACCGTCTCCCTGCCGAGCGGCGCCGGCCTGCGCTATCTGCGGC encodes:
- a CDS encoding discoidin domain-containing protein — protein: MHSTRSVRRLPALATAVALAAGTLVTLAPSAHAAAGAGLPLTSVEAESATTTGTRIGPDYTQGTLASEASGRQAVRLAAGQRVEFGVPRAANALTVSYSVPDGQSGSLDVYVNGSRLATTLPVTSKYSYVDTGWIAGAKTHHFYDNARIQLGRTVGPGDTVALVATNVQVTVDVADFEQIAGAASQPAGSVSVTSRGADPSGAADSTQAFRDAIAAAQGGVVWIPPGDYRIGSALSGVQNVTLQGAGSWYSVVHSSHFIDQSGSSGNVHIKDFAVVGEVTERVDSSPDNFVNGALGPNSSVSGMWIQHLKVGLWLMGNNDNLVVENNRILDTTADGLNLNGTAKGVRVRNNFLRNQGDDSLAMWSLYGPDTNSSFENNTISQPNLANGIAIYGGTDITVKNNLISDTNALGSGIAISNQKFLDPFSPLSGTITVDGNTLVRTGAVNPNWNHPMGALRVDSYDSAVNATVNITNTTITDSPYSAFEFVSGGGRGYATNNVTVSGATVTNTGTVVVQAETPGTVKFSNVQATRVGAAGIYNCPYPSGSGGFNLTDGGGNSGWNSTWSDCSAWPQPGQGNTDPDPGRNLAKGRPATATGSQDVYTPGKAVDGDAGSYWESTNNAFPQSLTVDLGSTQNVRRLVLKLPPLAAWEARTQTLSVLGSTDGSGYSTVVGSQGYRFDPASGNTVTVSLPSGAGLRYLRLSVTANTAWPAAQFSEVEAYLS